A section of the Fibrobacter sp. UWR4 genome encodes:
- a CDS encoding glycoside hydrolase family 5 protein: protein MNTLLKRTIVSKFLAALSAATVSTFAADLPTAQQIFEKMGLGINIGNTMEVPGNPTLWGNKFPTEAYIKGVKAAGFNTIRIPCAWDSHATNSVINESWMDSVQTVVDYSVKAGLYTILNIHWDGGWLEENLKDDKKTEVNAKQKAYWTQIAKRFKDYDEKLLFASANEPATTDADYKNESKILQGYHQTFVDAVRATGGNNASRTLIIQGPSTSIDRSVEAYTASMMPNDVIANRMMFEVHYYDPSPYTIVGEPVNWGVEVQPQYYWGEENYATGADIVHNCGYNPWGGSMGTPCSANDMQVAFKKMKTNYVDKGIPVIIGEFGANDRLGILKGDDYKRHRNGRIGWYKAVAQAAFDNKVVPIAWDTGHEGENHMTIIRRQSDPDGSVFDPEVMNAMRNVYGMPNLDGSSNPVISTDTDKSIKAEFTIADSTYGQIEFSSVPKDWSKISSVSIRAFFDGTISKVGDDYGFIAPNLVTMDGADWNWQEAGLGEVELGTWNTYEVKVATTGESGNNLMVPGNPTNIVFMGLQMYTLGYTGNVYVDWIIFKNTDGTADTLDFNLVGAKNVGGGITAKSLVATESVKATTTAIKAIAKKQGQQSLTRQGNMLVALGTRAAIRLFDLNGNLIREVRGHSGSASLDLAGIRAGSYIAKSGNNTLRVNLK from the coding sequence ATGAACACACTTTTAAAACGGACAATTGTGTCCAAGTTTTTGGCAGCACTTTCCGCCGCCACCGTATCTACTTTCGCAGCCGACCTGCCTACCGCTCAGCAAATCTTTGAAAAAATGGGTCTGGGCATCAACATCGGAAACACCATGGAAGTGCCCGGGAATCCTACCCTCTGGGGAAACAAGTTCCCTACGGAGGCTTATATCAAGGGTGTTAAGGCTGCAGGCTTTAACACCATCCGCATTCCCTGCGCCTGGGACTCCCACGCCACAAACAGCGTCATTAACGAAAGTTGGATGGACTCTGTCCAGACCGTAGTGGACTACAGCGTTAAGGCAGGTCTCTACACAATTCTGAACATCCACTGGGACGGCGGTTGGCTGGAAGAAAACCTGAAAGACGACAAGAAGACCGAAGTCAACGCCAAGCAGAAAGCCTACTGGACCCAGATTGCAAAGCGTTTCAAGGACTACGACGAAAAGCTTCTTTTCGCAAGTGCCAACGAACCCGCTACCACTGACGCCGACTACAAGAACGAATCCAAGATTCTTCAAGGCTACCACCAGACATTTGTAGACGCAGTGCGTGCCACCGGCGGCAACAACGCCAGCCGCACCTTGATCATCCAGGGTCCCTCCACCAGCATCGACCGCTCCGTAGAAGCCTACACCGCAAGCATGATGCCTAACGACGTTATCGCAAACCGCATGATGTTTGAAGTGCATTACTACGATCCGTCCCCTTACACCATCGTTGGCGAACCCGTCAACTGGGGTGTTGAAGTGCAACCACAATACTACTGGGGCGAAGAAAACTACGCCACCGGTGCCGATATCGTCCACAACTGCGGTTACAATCCCTGGGGCGGCAGCATGGGAACTCCCTGCAGCGCCAACGACATGCAGGTGGCTTTCAAGAAAATGAAGACCAACTATGTGGATAAGGGTATTCCGGTCATCATCGGTGAATTCGGCGCCAACGACCGACTGGGCATTCTGAAAGGCGACGACTACAAGCGCCACCGCAATGGCCGTATCGGCTGGTACAAGGCCGTAGCCCAGGCCGCCTTCGACAACAAGGTGGTCCCCATCGCCTGGGATACCGGTCACGAGGGCGAAAACCACATGACCATCATCCGTCGTCAGTCAGATCCCGACGGATCCGTCTTTGACCCGGAAGTCATGAACGCCATGCGAAATGTCTATGGCATGCCAAACCTTGACGGAAGCAGCAATCCGGTCATCAGCACCGATACAGACAAGTCCATCAAGGCAGAATTCACCATCGCAGACAGCACATACGGTCAAATCGAATTTTCCAGCGTTCCCAAGGACTGGAGCAAAATTTCCAGTGTTTCCATTCGGGCTTTCTTTGACGGAACCATTTCCAAGGTAGGTGACGACTACGGCTTTATCGCTCCCAACTTGGTTACCATGGACGGCGCCGACTGGAACTGGCAGGAAGCAGGCCTCGGCGAAGTCGAGCTGGGCACCTGGAACACCTATGAGGTCAAGGTCGCTACCACAGGAGAAAGCGGCAACAACCTGATGGTTCCGGGCAACCCCACAAACATTGTCTTCATGGGACTGCAGATGTACACTCTGGGTTACACCGGCAACGTCTATGTGGACTGGATCATCTTCAAGAATACCGACGGCACCGCAGACACTTTGGACTTTAACCTAGTCGGAGCCAAGAACGTTGGCGGAGGCATCACCGCAAAGTCCTTGGTAGCAACCGAAAGCGTCAAAGCAACCACAACCGCCATCAAGGCCATCGCAAAGAAGCAAGGGCAGCAAAGCCTCACCCGCCAAGGCAACATGCTGGTGGCTCTGGGGACTCGCGCAGCCATCCGTCTCTTCGACCTGAACGGCAACCTGATTCGAGAAGTTCGCGGCCACTCTGGCTCCGCCTCCTTGGATTTGGCCGGAATTCGAGCAGGCAGCTACATCGCCAAGAGCGGCAACAACACTCTTCGCGTGAATTTGAAATAA
- a CDS encoding NADP-dependent malic enzyme, with the protein MTFEEKALAYHANGKPGKIEVVPTKPYSTQTDLGLAYTPGVAVPCLEIEKNPEAAYDYTGKGNLVAVISNGTAVLGLGDIGAVSGKPVMEGKGLLFKIYAGVDVFDIEVNEKDPKKFIEIVKGIAPTFGGINLEDIKAPECFEIEETLKKELDIPVMHDDQHGTAIISSAALINALDIAGKDIDKIKLVVNGAGAAAVACTKLYLSLGVKKENVVMLDSKGVIYKGRGKLTPEKEFFATERTDVKTLEEAIKGADMFLGLSKPNILTKEMIQSMAKNPIVFALANPTPEVSYDVATSAREDVIFATGRSDYPNQVNNVIGFPYIFRGALDVRAKCINEHMKHAAVRAIAALARKPVPDVVNIAYNSERFSFGRKYIIPKPLDPRLLTDVSIAVAKAAIESGVARKEIKDWDAYANSLRDMMGYDNKLIREYENMARTNPKRVVFTEGLSVNMIKAAIQAKDEGIAFPILLGNADRIKELAALEKLDVSGIEIVNPRSPEEYKRRMKFAEIYAAENGRNGETFEKAAYEMPEHNHFGMMMVKTGDADALISGSNSSFSTNISLARKMIGIREDYKHFGALHILSTKKGTFFLADTLVNRDPDTETLVDIAKLTHDAVKFFAHEPVMAMLSYGNFGADKSSTLGTAGSVRDAVKILHEQYPDYAVDGEMQVNVALNKDLRDKKYPFNTIKGKDVNTLIFPCLSSANTTYRMLLEMGVGESIGPVQMGLKKPIHFTDSEASVHDIFNLTVAAVIDAIVQERIDKARPVK; encoded by the coding sequence ATGACCTTCGAAGAAAAGGCTCTCGCATACCACGCTAATGGCAAGCCGGGTAAGATTGAAGTCGTTCCCACCAAGCCGTATAGCACCCAGACCGATCTGGGCCTGGCCTACACTCCGGGTGTTGCTGTTCCCTGCTTGGAAATCGAAAAGAATCCGGAAGCAGCCTATGACTACACCGGCAAGGGTAACCTGGTTGCTGTGATTTCCAATGGTACTGCTGTTCTTGGCCTTGGTGACATTGGCGCCGTTAGTGGTAAGCCTGTGATGGAAGGTAAGGGTCTCCTGTTCAAGATTTATGCAGGTGTGGACGTTTTCGACATCGAAGTGAATGAAAAGGACCCCAAGAAGTTTATCGAAATCGTTAAGGGTATTGCTCCTACTTTCGGTGGCATCAACCTGGAAGACATCAAGGCTCCGGAATGCTTCGAAATCGAAGAAACCTTGAAGAAGGAACTGGACATCCCCGTGATGCACGATGACCAGCACGGTACCGCCATTATTTCCAGCGCCGCTTTGATCAACGCTCTGGATATTGCCGGCAAGGACATCGACAAGATTAAGCTGGTGGTGAACGGCGCAGGTGCCGCTGCTGTGGCTTGCACCAAGCTTTACCTCTCTCTCGGCGTCAAGAAGGAAAACGTGGTGATGCTGGACTCCAAGGGCGTCATCTACAAGGGCCGTGGCAAGCTTACTCCGGAAAAGGAATTCTTCGCAACCGAACGTACCGACGTGAAGACTCTGGAAGAAGCCATCAAGGGCGCAGACATGTTCCTTGGCCTTTCCAAGCCTAACATCCTCACCAAGGAAATGATCCAGTCCATGGCGAAGAACCCCATCGTGTTCGCCTTGGCAAACCCCACACCGGAAGTTTCCTACGATGTGGCTACCTCCGCCCGTGAAGATGTAATCTTTGCAACTGGCCGTTCCGACTATCCTAACCAGGTGAACAACGTGATCGGCTTCCCCTACATCTTCCGCGGTGCTCTGGACGTTCGCGCCAAGTGCATCAACGAACACATGAAGCATGCTGCAGTCCGCGCTATTGCCGCTCTCGCCCGCAAGCCGGTGCCCGATGTAGTGAACATCGCCTATAACTCCGAACGTTTCAGCTTCGGTCGCAAGTACATTATCCCGAAGCCGCTGGATCCGCGTCTGTTGACCGACGTTTCCATCGCTGTTGCCAAGGCTGCTATTGAAAGCGGTGTGGCCCGTAAGGAAATCAAGGACTGGGACGCATATGCAAACAGCCTCCGCGATATGATGGGCTACGACAACAAGCTGATCCGTGAATACGAAAACATGGCTCGTACCAACCCGAAGCGTGTGGTGTTCACCGAAGGCTTGAGCGTCAACATGATCAAGGCTGCAATCCAGGCTAAGGATGAAGGCATTGCATTCCCGATCCTCTTGGGTAATGCAGATCGTATCAAGGAACTTGCCGCCCTCGAAAAGCTGGATGTTTCCGGTATCGAAATCGTGAATCCCCGTTCTCCGGAAGAATACAAGCGCCGCATGAAGTTTGCCGAAATTTACGCTGCTGAAAACGGCCGTAACGGCGAAACCTTCGAAAAGGCCGCCTACGAAATGCCGGAACACAACCACTTCGGCATGATGATGGTGAAGACCGGTGACGCAGACGCCCTGATTTCCGGCTCTAACAGTAGCTTCTCTACCAATATCAGTCTTGCAAGAAAGATGATCGGCATCCGCGAAGACTACAAGCACTTCGGCGCCCTCCACATTCTTTCTACCAAGAAGGGTACCTTCTTCCTGGCAGATACCTTGGTGAACCGCGACCCGGATACCGAAACCCTGGTGGACATTGCAAAGCTCACGCACGACGCCGTGAAGTTCTTCGCCCACGAACCGGTGATGGCTATGCTCAGCTACGGTAACTTCGGTGCAGACAAGAGCTCTACTCTCGGTACCGCAGGCAGCGTGCGTGATGCCGTGAAGATTCTTCACGAACAGTATCCGGACTACGCCGTAGATGGCGAAATGCAGGTGAACGTGGCATTGAACAAGGACCTTCGCGACAAGAAGTATCCGTTCAACACCATCAAGGGCAAGGACGTGAATACCCTCATCTTCCCGTGCCTCTCCTCTGCAAATACCACTTACAGAATGCTTCTGGAAATGGGCGTTGGCGAATCCATCGGTCCTGTTCAGATGGGTCTGAAGAAGCCCATCCACTTCACCGACTCCGAAGCTTCTGTCCACGACATCTTCAACCTGACCGTGGCTGCCGTCATCGACGCTATCGTGCAGGAACGTATTGATAAGGCTCGTCCGGTTAAGTAA
- a CDS encoding glycoside hydrolase family 5 protein, with protein sequence MNFKHLFGLTCGFGLLAATSAFALPKATDLVADMGLGFNIGNTMEVPSAMITGANTGWGNPLPTAEYVKAIKAAGFNTVRIPCGWDSHATNGVIDDAWMDAVKNVVDMVIAEGMYAMLNSHWDNGWLEDHVFDGQGYDKSGLVTSAAATVAAKQENYWKQIATKFAAYDEHLIFASANEPGVNDPWNGGADNGQWAFDENRMKVLKQFHEACLKAVRSTGGNNATRIVVVQAPRTEIEKAPLLAAQYPTDPAGAGYTMAEIHFYPYQFSLMTGGDEDWGKMFYYWEDKTPGTDAAHTCKNGALGSKTSIDELFGGLNTQFASKGIPVVIGEMGAVKRLDVLSGANLKSHLEARAAWYGYTAASAKKNGLIPCVWDTGDEGNGNFTIVRRQTKKFGGNVGDITDYETLNALRAAYGMTAIAGNSIDALVNASLDESNKMLEATYTTVTSDSSEVGTLRFNVTTKDWSKYTAIAFQAKVDVESAGPATGGSYAWKTLSLFAMSGNTWTWNDYNFEEDDLEAGWATYTVPLGPDGLDIENIKSVNAVGINLYGTQLSGTILFDNFRLIKADGTFDVLADFDKKIGAETDGILSAKLATSTAPGMTTAIKPTAIAAASKMFVNVQQGFVNATFSAKGNVQAKAMLVNTMGQVIASENFVTRGGNNTVQLKAETRGPAILMIKQGSQVYSQKVILK encoded by the coding sequence ATGAATTTTAAGCATCTTTTTGGCCTCACCTGTGGCTTTGGCCTGCTGGCCGCCACTAGCGCATTCGCCCTCCCCAAGGCAACCGACCTGGTTGCCGACATGGGCCTAGGTTTCAATATCGGAAACACCATGGAAGTGCCTAGCGCAATGATCACAGGCGCCAATACCGGTTGGGGCAATCCCCTGCCCACCGCCGAGTATGTCAAGGCAATCAAGGCAGCCGGCTTCAACACCGTCCGTATCCCCTGCGGTTGGGATTCTCACGCCACCAACGGAGTCATTGATGACGCCTGGATGGACGCCGTAAAAAACGTTGTGGACATGGTTATCGCCGAAGGCATGTACGCCATGCTGAACAGCCACTGGGATAACGGTTGGCTGGAAGACCACGTCTTTGACGGTCAGGGCTACGACAAGTCCGGTCTTGTTACCAGCGCTGCAGCAACCGTAGCCGCCAAGCAGGAAAACTACTGGAAGCAGATCGCTACCAAGTTCGCCGCCTATGATGAACATCTGATTTTTGCATCCGCCAACGAACCGGGCGTAAACGACCCGTGGAACGGTGGTGCTGATAATGGACAGTGGGCTTTCGACGAAAACCGCATGAAGGTTCTCAAGCAGTTCCACGAAGCATGCCTTAAAGCAGTCCGTTCTACCGGCGGCAACAATGCGACCCGTATCGTGGTCGTCCAGGCTCCTCGTACCGAAATTGAAAAGGCCCCTCTCCTTGCCGCCCAGTACCCCACTGACCCGGCTGGCGCAGGCTACACCATGGCAGAAATCCATTTCTACCCCTACCAATTCTCCCTCATGACCGGAGGCGACGAAGACTGGGGCAAGATGTTCTATTACTGGGAAGACAAGACTCCGGGTACAGACGCTGCTCACACTTGCAAAAACGGCGCTCTCGGTTCCAAGACCTCTATCGATGAACTTTTCGGCGGTCTCAACACCCAGTTCGCAAGCAAGGGTATCCCTGTTGTGATCGGTGAAATGGGTGCCGTCAAGCGCCTCGATGTTCTTTCCGGCGCAAACCTCAAGTCTCATTTGGAAGCTCGAGCTGCATGGTATGGTTATACCGCAGCATCTGCAAAGAAGAACGGCCTCATCCCCTGCGTATGGGATACCGGTGACGAAGGCAACGGCAACTTCACCATCGTCCGTCGTCAGACCAAGAAGTTCGGCGGTAACGTCGGCGATATTACCGACTACGAAACCCTGAATGCTCTCCGTGCCGCATACGGCATGACCGCTATCGCAGGCAACTCTATCGACGCCCTTGTAAACGCAAGTCTCGACGAAAGCAACAAGATGCTCGAAGCCACTTACACCACCGTCACCTCCGACTCCAGCGAAGTGGGTACACTACGCTTCAACGTTACCACCAAGGATTGGAGCAAGTACACTGCTATCGCTTTCCAGGCAAAGGTAGACGTTGAATCCGCAGGCCCTGCCACTGGTGGAAGTTATGCATGGAAGACCTTGAGTCTGTTCGCCATGAGCGGCAACACCTGGACTTGGAACGACTACAATTTCGAAGAAGATGACCTGGAAGCGGGTTGGGCAACTTACACGGTACCGCTCGGTCCCGACGGCCTTGACATTGAAAACATAAAGAGCGTCAACGCCGTAGGCATCAACCTCTATGGCACTCAGCTCAGCGGCACGATTCTCTTCGATAACTTCCGTCTGATCAAGGCTGACGGTACCTTCGATGTCCTCGCCGATTTCGACAAGAAGATCGGTGCTGAAACCGACGGCATTCTTTCCGCCAAGCTGGCCACCTCCACCGCTCCGGGAATGACTACCGCCATCAAGCCTACCGCTATCGCAGCAGCAAGCAAGATGTTCGTGAATGTTCAGCAGGGTTTCGTGAACGCCACCTTCTCTGCAAAGGGCAACGTTCAGGCCAAGGCAATGCTCGTGAACACTATGGGTCAGGTTATCGCCAGCGAAAACTTCGTGACCCGCGGCGGCAACAACACCGTACAGCTGAAGGCTGAAACCCGCGGTCCCGCAATCCTCATGATCAAGCAGGGCAGCCAGGTTTACAGCCAGAAGGTAATCCTGAAGTAA
- a CDS encoding histidine triad nucleotide-binding protein: protein MSENCLFCKIIKGEIPSKKIYEDDDVFAFYDIAPQAPVHFLVIPKKHISSLMEMQAEDCELVGKLLFQAQRIAKELGLEESGARFVFNCKEDAGQTVFHIHLHVVGGQKLGWPPFPVQQ, encoded by the coding sequence ATGAGTGAAAATTGTCTTTTCTGCAAAATTATCAAGGGTGAAATTCCCTCCAAGAAGATTTACGAAGACGACGATGTATTCGCCTTCTACGATATCGCCCCCCAGGCTCCGGTCCACTTCCTCGTGATCCCCAAGAAGCACATTTCCAGCCTGATGGAAATGCAGGCTGAAGATTGCGAACTAGTCGGCAAGCTTTTGTTCCAGGCACAGCGTATCGCCAAGGAACTGGGTCTTGAAGAATCCGGTGCCCGCTTCGTATTCAACTGCAAGGAAGATGCCGGCCAGACCGTATTCCATATCCACCTTCACGTAGTGGGCGGACAGAAACTGGGTTGGCCTCCGTTTCCCGTCCAGCAGTAA
- a CDS encoding glycoside hydrolase family 5 protein, translating to MNFKRIFSIPCCIGLLFSSANALPTAKEVFAKMGMGYNIGNTLEVPMNPSAWGNDFPTQELIDSVKSAGFNTVRIPCAWYSHSNAIAVDSNWTLYTPNGDENTINATWLDSVKTVVDYVVKRDMYAILNIHWDNGWLEDHIGTSVDEKINARQKSYWEQIAAKFKDYDEHLLFASTNEPGESGDGLKQDNANTLKAYHETMIKAVRSSGGNNATRTIIVQAPDTDENKAHNYLKGNFPADPAGTDYMMGEFHFYPYTFALMEQDADWGNTIRYWGEGNYSTTDAAHNVKKGAYASPEYVDSVFAMLGEDFKDIPMVIGEFGVIKRLELKGEDLRLHLKSRADYYGRIAELSKKYGFVPCIWDTGDEGNGNMTIIRRNKNRGILDYESLNAMRAAYGLPKFEGNSIDALVEKSLDNSDREMKVVYKAQSDTAETGTLSYGFAAQDWSQYTAMSFDIKFKGSSSSWSGVTLFNMSADWKWNQVSLGDFNDFTGEWQNIKIAFDGSSEPGMDFEDISKVVAIGINVQGVDVDASLELDNIILWKKDGTKVTFLDFNDNKELKCEGIAVGGLAPSTVNGNTEAITPRATASGKTTSRLIVNIHRGSGVFFKESTPRNRSPRLINPLGQSIRR from the coding sequence ATGAATTTCAAAAGAATTTTCAGCATTCCCTGCTGCATTGGTCTACTATTTAGTTCAGCCAATGCACTTCCCACAGCAAAAGAAGTCTTCGCGAAAATGGGAATGGGTTACAACATCGGAAACACGCTGGAAGTTCCCATGAACCCATCCGCCTGGGGAAACGATTTTCCCACCCAGGAGCTGATCGATTCCGTCAAGTCCGCAGGTTTCAACACGGTCCGCATTCCCTGCGCCTGGTACAGCCATTCCAACGCCATCGCCGTAGATTCCAACTGGACACTTTATACTCCTAACGGTGACGAGAACACCATTAATGCCACCTGGCTGGATTCCGTAAAGACCGTGGTAGATTACGTAGTCAAGCGAGACATGTATGCCATCCTCAACATCCACTGGGATAACGGCTGGCTGGAAGACCATATCGGAACTTCCGTAGACGAAAAGATTAACGCCCGCCAGAAATCCTACTGGGAACAGATTGCCGCCAAGTTCAAGGATTACGATGAACATCTGCTGTTCGCCAGCACCAACGAGCCCGGCGAAAGTGGCGACGGACTGAAACAGGACAACGCCAACACACTGAAAGCCTATCACGAAACCATGATCAAGGCCGTTCGCAGTTCCGGCGGTAACAACGCTACACGCACCATCATCGTGCAGGCACCCGACACCGACGAAAACAAGGCTCACAATTACTTGAAGGGAAACTTTCCCGCAGACCCTGCCGGCACCGACTACATGATGGGAGAATTCCATTTCTATCCCTATACGTTCGCCTTGATGGAACAGGATGCTGACTGGGGAAACACCATACGTTACTGGGGCGAAGGCAACTACTCCACCACGGATGCAGCACACAATGTTAAGAAGGGGGCCTACGCCAGCCCCGAATACGTGGATTCCGTCTTCGCCATGCTAGGAGAAGACTTCAAGGACATTCCTATGGTCATTGGTGAATTCGGCGTCATCAAGCGTCTTGAATTGAAAGGTGAAGACCTGCGGCTGCATCTGAAGTCTCGTGCCGACTACTATGGCAGAATTGCGGAACTTTCCAAGAAGTACGGATTTGTCCCTTGCATCTGGGATACCGGTGACGAAGGCAACGGCAACATGACCATCATCCGCAGAAACAAGAACCGCGGCATCCTGGATTACGAAAGTCTGAACGCCATGCGTGCCGCTTATGGCCTGCCCAAGTTCGAAGGCAACTCCATCGACGCCCTGGTAGAAAAGAGTTTGGATAATAGCGACCGTGAAATGAAGGTGGTTTACAAAGCCCAGAGCGACACCGCAGAAACAGGAACTCTTAGCTACGGCTTTGCCGCCCAGGACTGGAGCCAATATACAGCCATGTCCTTTGACATCAAGTTCAAGGGATCCAGCAGCTCATGGTCTGGAGTAACCCTGTTCAACATGTCCGCGGATTGGAAATGGAACCAGGTGAGCCTTGGGGACTTTAATGACTTTACAGGCGAATGGCAGAATATCAAAATCGCCTTTGATGGCTCCTCGGAACCGGGCATGGATTTTGAAGACATTTCCAAGGTAGTAGCCATCGGCATCAATGTTCAAGGCGTAGATGTGGATGCCTCCCTGGAATTGGACAACATTATCCTGTGGAAGAAGGACGGCACCAAGGTAACGTTCTTGGACTTCAATGACAACAAGGAACTGAAGTGCGAAGGCATTGCCGTAGGCGGCCTTGCTCCCTCTACTGTAAACGGAAACACTGAAGCAATCACGCCAAGAGCAACAGCATCCGGAAAAACAACTTCCAGACTCATCGTCAACATCCACCGTGGTTCCGGTGTTTTCTTTAAGGAATCAACACCTCGAAACAGATCTCCCAGACTAATCAACCCCCTCGGTCAAAGCATACGGAGATAA
- a CDS encoding cellulase family glycosylhydrolase, which yields MKKLMFGLMFAGALTTAAFADLPTAAQVQKNMGMGYNIGNSMEVPNNPTGWGNPYPTQALLDSIKAAGFNTVRIPCAWDSHTQNGKITETWLDSVKTVVDYALRNELYVVLNIHHEGEGGWFQTKMATTKNTTVDNKMKTYWTQIANKFKNYDEHLLFAGANEPGEGQQGLTWTSQHAQVLMGYYQTFIDAVRATGGNNATRTLIIQGLQTDIDKSVEFAPTSIFPKDKVTGRLMFEVHFYGPYQYVLMTSSQNWGCPNGDIQVQYYYGDYQKASDPKHNAGYNCWANSIDKDQAGIGFPNAQFAKMKSNYVDKGYPVIIGEFGSLYRSPELSGSDLELHRQGRIQWHKDVVTAAKNYGLTPIVWDMGNEGASYDNMAYIRRQTNKFGGPMGKVVEPEIINAMRGVYGLGTYVNKGVTHNESLIPGNTPIQNSSSSVASSSSVQQPVQSSSSSVNSWQPQSSSSSVNPWQPQSSSSSVNPWQPQSSSSSNQATCDALTPECGYTHEALCSMGITEYCMPVVPVNSSSSFDPGMGINESQVAKVTLSRQGNMIVSQGHNASIKLFDMNGNLIRQVSALSDRAIMSLAGIQSGLYIAKSGAQTLKVNIR from the coding sequence ATGAAAAAATTGATGTTTGGGTTAATGTTCGCAGGCGCTTTGACAACAGCCGCATTTGCCGATCTTCCCACCGCGGCACAGGTTCAGAAGAACATGGGCATGGGTTACAATATCGGGAACTCCATGGAAGTGCCCAACAATCCTACCGGATGGGGCAATCCCTATCCCACCCAGGCCTTGCTGGACTCCATCAAGGCAGCAGGTTTCAACACCGTTCGCATTCCCTGCGCTTGGGATTCCCATACCCAGAACGGCAAGATTACCGAAACCTGGCTGGATTCCGTAAAGACCGTGGTGGATTACGCCCTACGTAACGAACTGTACGTGGTGCTTAACATCCATCACGAAGGTGAAGGTGGCTGGTTCCAGACCAAGATGGCAACCACCAAGAACACCACTGTCGATAACAAGATGAAGACTTACTGGACTCAGATTGCCAATAAGTTCAAGAACTACGACGAGCATCTTCTTTTTGCAGGCGCCAACGAACCGGGCGAAGGCCAGCAGGGTCTCACCTGGACAAGCCAGCACGCCCAGGTTCTCATGGGCTATTACCAGACCTTCATTGACGCAGTCCGCGCCACCGGCGGTAACAACGCCACCCGTACCTTGATTATTCAAGGCCTGCAGACCGACATCGACAAGTCCGTAGAATTTGCCCCCACAAGCATCTTCCCCAAGGACAAGGTTACCGGCCGACTCATGTTCGAAGTGCATTTCTATGGTCCTTACCAGTATGTGCTCATGACCAGCTCCCAGAACTGGGGATGCCCCAACGGCGACATTCAGGTGCAGTACTATTACGGCGATTACCAGAAGGCTAGCGATCCGAAGCACAACGCAGGCTACAACTGCTGGGCCAACTCCATCGACAAGGACCAAGCTGGCATCGGTTTCCCCAACGCCCAGTTCGCCAAGATGAAATCCAACTATGTTGACAAGGGCTACCCCGTCATTATCGGTGAATTCGGATCCCTGTACCGTTCTCCGGAACTCTCCGGTTCCGACCTGGAACTGCACCGCCAGGGCCGTATCCAGTGGCACAAGGACGTTGTAACCGCAGCAAAGAACTACGGCCTTACTCCCATCGTCTGGGACATGGGTAACGAAGGCGCCAGCTACGACAACATGGCCTACATCCGTCGTCAAACCAACAAGTTCGGCGGTCCCATGGGCAAGGTGGTGGAACCGGAAATCATCAACGCCATGCGCGGTGTGTATGGTCTTGGAACCTACGTAAACAAGGGCGTCACCCACAACGAAAGCCTGATTCCGGGCAACACCCCCATTCAAAACTCCAGCAGCTCCGTGGCAAGCTCTTCCAGCGTGCAGCAGCCGGTTCAATCCAGTTCCAGTTCCGTGAACTCGTGGCAGCCCCAGTCTAGCTCCAGCTCTGTGAACCCGTGGCAGCCTCAGTCCAGCTCCAGTTCCGTGAACCCGTGGCAGCCCCAGTCCAGCTCCAGCAGTAATCAGGCAACCTGCGACGCCCTGACACCGGAATGCGGATACACGCACGAAGCCCTTTGCTCCATGGGAATTACAGAATACTGCATGCCGGTTGTCCCCGTTAACTCCAGCAGTTCTTTTGACCCGGGCATGGGCATTAACGAATCGCAGGTTGCAAAGGTAACCCTCTCCCGCCAGGGCAACATGATAGTTTCCCAGGGACACAACGCCTCCATCAAGCTCTTTGACATGAACGGCAACCTGATTCGTCAGGTCAGCGCCCTTTCCGACAGAGCCATTATGAGCCTGGCAGGTATCCAGAGCGGTCTCTACATTGCCAAGAGCGGAGCACAGACCCTGAAGGTCAACATCCGTTAA